A portion of the Bactrocera neohumeralis isolate Rockhampton chromosome 2, APGP_CSIRO_Bneo_wtdbg2-racon-allhic-juicebox.fasta_v2, whole genome shotgun sequence genome contains these proteins:
- the LOC126751698 gene encoding pyridoxine/pyridoxamine 5'-phosphate oxidase has product MRLQQLLSVRKMTTSVNLSALRLKYREKKEVFLEENIKVKQPIKLFREWLEEAVKTEELLEPNAACLATVNKDGKPSNRFVLLKDVTDDGFRFFTNYGSHKAQDIDDNPNVAMTLYWLPLRRQIRIEGVAEKISKEDSLTYFHQRPRASQIGALASEQSSRIPSRQHLDEIEKEIKNKLGSDGEVPLPNWGGYLIRPHTIEFWQGQTDRLHDRIQFRRGPEIEKEVDDKLTHKGEDGWVYERLAP; this is encoded by the exons A TGCGACTGCAACAGTTACTGAGTGTGCGTAAAATGACAACTTCAGTGAACTTATCAG cGCTCCGCCTTAAATACCGTGAGAAGAAAGAAGTTTTTCTGGAAGAAAATATCAAAGTAAAGCAACCCATAAAGCTATTCCGCGAGTGGCTAGAGGAAGCGGTGAAAACCGAGGAGCTGCTCGAACCAAATGCCGCTTGCCTAGCAACAGTAAACAA AGACGGCAAGCCCTCTAATCGCTTCGTGTTACTAAAAGATGTCACCGACGACGGTTTTCGTTTTTTCACCAACTATGGCAGTCATAAGGCTCAAGACATTGATGATAATCCAAACGTAGCTATGACACTTTATTGGCTGCCACTACGCCGTCAGATACGTATTGAGGGCGTGGCAGAGAAGATATCCAAAGAAGATTCACTCACTTATTTTCATCAACGTCCGCGTGCATCTCAAATTGGTGCCTTGGCTAGCGAACAAAGTTCGCGTATACCATCCCGTCAGCATTTGGATGAAATCGAGAAggaaatcaaaaacaaattggGATCAGATGGCGAAGTGCCGCTGCCCAATTGGGGTGGTTATCTAATACGACCGCACACCATTGAATTTTGGCAGGGACAAACCGATCGCTTACACGATCGCATACAATTCCGCCGTGGACCGGAAATTGAGAAG GAAGTTGATGATAAGTTGACACATAAAGGTGAAGACGGTTGGGTCTACGAGCGATTGGCACCATAG